One region of Metallosphaera sedula DSM 5348 genomic DNA includes:
- a CDS encoding type II/IV secretion system ATPase subunit codes for MSRTLLEEYNVMGSKVSIIDEDGQGLYIVEDPRISREESSAISSIMDEIYFSSTSVSDAENKLLEILKTKNISPELNEKILNIFKKRILYDEITVPVMDPEVEEIECMGPGLPLTVIHRKYSNYMRLYTNIVLPKEEDILRIIEKLAIKSSKSVNIARPYLEFSLPEGHRVAATVSNEISNPGSTFDIRKFPVSPISLIKLIKGNSLSVEIASYLWFLLDYKPFYLIVGSTGSGKTTFLNALLNFANPDAKILSIEDTPELNLSGKNWIRFFSRQSLVSTYDVTIGELSRLALRYRPDYLIIGEVRGKEIETLIHASSSGHASLSTFHGGKPSDVVTRIVSLLPKELAIMFLNNVWGFILVGRRVDENGRIIKAINAIYETQKINGKTKFRKIVWWSFKDKIYKPNNFSELLKISTKLKFISDSYGLSKSDILDELERRKNVIEKLIAENIADNEMIQAEIAKFYRERGLNVQSTI; via the coding sequence ATGAGCAGAACACTCCTTGAGGAATATAATGTAATGGGAAGTAAGGTCTCCATCATCGACGAGGATGGACAGGGACTCTACATTGTTGAGGATCCAAGGATTTCCCGTGAGGAGTCATCGGCCATATCCTCCATAATGGATGAGATTTACTTTTCCTCAACATCCGTCTCAGACGCGGAGAATAAGCTACTGGAAATACTGAAAACGAAAAATATATCTCCAGAATTAAATGAAAAGATACTGAATATATTTAAAAAGAGAATACTTTATGATGAAATAACTGTGCCTGTGATGGATCCTGAGGTGGAGGAAATTGAGTGTATGGGTCCAGGCTTACCGCTTACCGTAATTCATAGAAAATATTCCAATTATATGAGGTTATACACCAACATAGTTTTGCCCAAGGAGGAAGATATACTTAGGATCATAGAAAAACTTGCAATAAAATCAAGTAAATCCGTTAATATTGCTAGACCCTATCTCGAATTTTCTCTCCCAGAAGGTCACAGGGTTGCTGCCACCGTATCCAATGAGATCTCGAACCCAGGTTCCACATTCGATATAAGGAAATTCCCTGTGTCTCCCATATCCCTAATTAAGCTGATTAAAGGTAACTCTCTCAGCGTCGAGATTGCATCCTATCTATGGTTCTTGCTAGATTACAAACCCTTTTATCTGATAGTGGGGTCCACAGGTTCAGGGAAAACCACATTTCTGAATGCCTTGCTAAACTTCGCTAATCCAGACGCAAAGATCCTAAGTATTGAGGATACGCCTGAGCTTAACCTTAGTGGGAAAAATTGGATAAGATTCTTTTCAAGGCAATCCCTAGTCTCGACGTATGACGTCACCATTGGTGAGCTATCAAGACTAGCCTTAAGATATAGGCCAGACTACCTGATCATAGGTGAAGTGAGGGGGAAGGAGATTGAGACCCTCATTCACGCCTCATCCTCGGGTCACGCGTCACTAAGCACTTTTCATGGGGGTAAACCCAGTGACGTCGTAACTAGGATTGTAAGCTTGCTTCCTAAGGAGCTTGCCATAATGTTCCTGAATAATGTGTGGGGCTTCATTCTAGTGGGAAGGAGAGTCGATGAAAACGGTAGAATAATTAAGGCTATAAATGCAATATATGAGACGCAAAAGATCAACGGCAAGACTAAATTCAGAAAAATAGTGTGGTGGTCGTTCAAGGATAAAATATATAAGCCAAATAATTTCAGTGAGCTATTAAAAATTTCCACTAAATTAAAGTTTATCTCGGATTCGTATGGGTTAAGCAAGTCCGATATCCTTGACGAACTGGAGAGAAGGAAAAATGTGATAGAGAAGTTGATAGCTGAGAACATTGCAGACAACGAGATGATTCAAGCAGAGATAGCCAAATTCTACAGGGAGAGGGGTCTAAATGTCCAAAGTACGATTTGA
- a CDS encoding bifunctional cobalt-precorrin-7 (C(5))-methyltransferase/cobalt-precorrin-6B (C(15))-methyltransferase: protein MFPLTDDSFFESDIPGPTRQEIRAVSISKLKVFPGCRVLEVGTGTGAIAVDLERFGCYVVSLDLKEYISRSPGRKLANNVDFVQAEFPFFSTREVFDSVFIGGTQNICGTVKLAHSLLRKGGRIVINAFTLESLGEISKALEENFHEFDVIQIFVSKAERLGKYRAFIARNPVYIFYASKD, encoded by the coding sequence ATGTTCCCACTCACTGATGATAGTTTTTTCGAGTCAGATATTCCTGGGCCAACGAGACAGGAAATAAGAGCGGTATCTATTTCAAAATTGAAAGTCTTTCCAGGATGTAGGGTCCTTGAAGTCGGAACTGGTACTGGGGCCATCGCAGTTGACCTGGAGAGGTTTGGATGTTACGTTGTCTCCTTGGATCTCAAGGAGTACATTTCGAGATCTCCAGGCAGAAAGCTTGCCAATAACGTGGATTTTGTCCAGGCTGAATTTCCCTTCTTTTCAACTAGAGAAGTGTTTGATTCTGTTTTTATAGGAGGAACTCAAAACATTTGTGGAACCGTGAAACTTGCTCACTCCCTTTTAAGGAAGGGAGGTAGGATAGTTATTAACGCTTTCACGCTGGAGTCCTTAGGAGAAATCTCCAAAGCCCTGGAGGAAAATTTTCATGAGTTCGATGTAATTCAGATATTTGTAAGCAAAGCAGAAAGACTAGGAAAATACAGAGCGTTTATCGCAAGAAATCCAGTATATATCTTTTACGCCTCTAAAGATTGA
- a CDS encoding phenylalanine--tRNA ligase subunit alpha: MYELKLVLEAISDGALNPGEVVVKTGLPRYEVLAIFHVLEGIGLVETIYSKGSHKVYRLTDKGKEVLEGLEKGEILEVRTKAQSLEA; encoded by the coding sequence ATGTATGAACTAAAATTGGTGTTAGAGGCAATTTCGGACGGCGCATTAAATCCTGGAGAGGTAGTGGTAAAGACTGGGTTACCAAGATATGAAGTGTTGGCAATATTCCATGTCTTGGAGGGAATCGGACTTGTCGAAACCATTTACTCTAAGGGATCCCATAAGGTGTACAGGCTAACTGATAAGGGAAAGGAAGTGCTCGAAGGTCTTGAAAAAGGAGAAATATTGGAAGTTAGAACAAAGGCTCAATCTTTAGAGGCGTAA
- the upsA gene encoding pilin subunit UpsA: protein MKQKKGVSSILGTILIISITLALGGLLYGYSKGLFSNLSTNENLYTQYDLLSSSNIGFLQYTLKNQGNVALHVEYIKIVGNNTSQEIPVNAVIEPGQEIQNISQVSNIIPGDYYSVIVVAQSPNGQLYDTVSNVLAVSQ from the coding sequence CTGAAACAGAAAAAAGGGGTCTCCTCTATCCTGGGTACTATCCTGATCATTTCCATAACGCTAGCTTTAGGGGGGCTACTCTATGGATACAGTAAGGGATTATTCAGCAATCTGTCAACTAATGAGAATCTATATACACAATATGATCTTCTCTCCTCCTCAAACATAGGGTTCCTACAATATACCCTAAAGAATCAAGGAAATGTTGCACTTCATGTTGAATATATCAAAATAGTAGGGAATAATACTAGCCAAGAAATACCTGTAAATGCCGTGATAGAGCCTGGACAGGAGATTCAGAACATATCCCAAGTATCAAACATTATCCCAGGGGACTACTATTCCGTCATTGTGGTGGCACAGAGCCCTAATGGACAACTATACGATACTGTCTCTAATGTACTGGCGGTGAGCCAATGA
- a CDS encoding cobalt-precorrin-7 (C(5))-methyltransferase: MDYQPGQRNSWPKIIGAGPGSPDYFTLKLVNNLRDARKIIATRRVLSAVRPFTHAELIELEEGSKFYSMIKNVEAEKGTLILSTGDPMIAGIGKFFPHNEIEPGISSIQKCASLIHREITNSAIISIRYGYNYEKVDAVLRLGLSVFLLPEPGLTVGDSLRKLLLYITRPEKMEVSVCLNLSLENERVINGKMLELTDLNDNGLKVIFISPSVN, translated from the coding sequence TTGGATTATCAACCGGGTCAGAGAAATTCTTGGCCTAAGATCATAGGGGCTGGGCCGGGAAGCCCCGACTACTTTACCTTGAAGCTAGTTAATAACTTGCGCGATGCTAGGAAAATAATTGCTACGAGGAGAGTTCTGAGTGCAGTAAGACCTTTCACTCACGCTGAACTCATTGAACTTGAGGAGGGTTCCAAGTTCTACTCTATGATTAAAAACGTCGAAGCAGAGAAAGGAACCTTGATCCTGTCAACGGGAGATCCAATGATAGCTGGAATAGGAAAATTCTTTCCACATAATGAAATAGAGCCAGGAATCAGTTCTATCCAGAAGTGTGCCTCACTAATACACAGGGAGATAACTAATAGTGCCATTATCTCTATAAGATATGGATATAATTATGAGAAAGTGGATGCAGTATTACGTCTTGGGTTGAGCGTTTTCCTCCTCCCAGAACCGGGGCTAACGGTAGGGGATAGTCTGAGAAAATTATTGTTGTATATTACGAGGCCTGAAAAGATGGAAGTCTCCGTCTGTCTTAATCTATCACTAGAGAACGAAAGAGTAATAAATGGAAAAATGTTGGAGCTCACTGACCTAAACGATAATGGGCTCAAGGTAATTTTCATCTCACCCTCCGTGAATTAA
- the upsB gene encoding pilin subunit UpsB: MRRAISKAVSEIFSTLIVALIVLAMSGPLFYFYHQISSTQKSTVNSVINNEILSSEMKIRIIKIGNFSNDIFLFNYGKINVHIESVIVDGKIIETNQELSAGTMISLSSLVGNVTVTGPLIINANGQYFIE, from the coding sequence ATGAGGAGAGCTATATCTAAAGCAGTTTCAGAAATTTTTTCAACATTAATCGTTGCACTGATAGTTTTGGCCATGAGTGGTCCACTATTTTATTTCTATCATCAGATTAGCTCCACGCAAAAGAGCACTGTGAACTCGGTCATAAACAATGAAATCCTCTCCTCAGAGATGAAGATAAGGATTATCAAAATAGGAAACTTTTCAAATGATATATTTCTGTTTAATTACGGGAAAATAAATGTTCATATTGAAAGCGTAATAGTTGATGGAAAGATCATTGAAACCAATCAAGAGCTGTCAGCTGGCACAATGATATCCCTCTCCAGTTTAGTGGGAAATGTAACTGTAACAGGTCCCCTAATAATAAATGCTAACGGTCAATATTTCATTGAGTGA
- the upsF gene encoding membrane pilin protein UpsF — protein sequence MGRFLEFLDRTRYFPLLSTIHPFNLFLRLIRQNIEVYGGSISRVENLSNRSFLIFLISLSLIGILVWHMGIYFVPLLIIPVLVYLLPVIYILASKMEYLSRLNLELLPFSILLYLNASLGKGLYETFNDVNQSSLFIAFRKEFEIIQRYGIFHGKSFLDGIQRRIKNLRTGLIVKLYSSSLSGQFLGVTMGQRSLEFINDLLGNIREAFNNYVSKASEIVEVIFSIFLLVPLVAIGFQGLSSNNNGEILLIPLLFAPLIYLWISVSQPNMGIHVKIGKLQLVGLLLSTALLALPFNLLLRVGITFLATQLILFPSYLVIKRDESILADFPTILREIGDFTKLGYGIRASIQRINFDELGLHKPTVKFFDNVKKQIGMGNNIYFGSIQNEQVKFIVELLNILDRKGGEGVRVLQELSDMIYSITLSRTKLQRELSTFNILALITPVLFWFSTTSIETISSFSSSTLGLLNLGYSLTLSLLYTKLSKFTFLNPVVYISVTLISILLSILPPGLLS from the coding sequence ATGGGCAGGTTCCTTGAGTTCTTAGACAGGACAAGATATTTCCCGCTATTATCAACGATTCATCCCTTTAACTTGTTCCTCAGGCTCATAAGGCAGAACATTGAAGTGTATGGAGGAAGTATCTCAAGAGTGGAAAATCTTTCAAATAGATCATTCTTAATCTTTTTAATTTCATTGTCTCTCATTGGAATACTAGTATGGCACATGGGGATATACTTTGTTCCCCTATTAATTATACCAGTTCTAGTTTATTTACTTCCTGTTATCTATATACTAGCCTCCAAGATGGAATATTTATCCAGGTTAAATCTAGAGCTACTTCCATTTTCAATTCTTCTATATCTCAATGCGTCACTGGGAAAGGGGCTTTACGAAACATTCAACGATGTAAACCAGAGTTCCTTGTTCATTGCCTTCAGGAAAGAGTTTGAAATTATACAGAGGTATGGCATATTTCATGGTAAATCATTTCTCGATGGAATTCAGAGGAGAATAAAGAATCTCAGAACTGGCTTAATAGTAAAGTTATACTCGTCTTCGCTTTCAGGCCAATTTTTAGGCGTAACCATGGGTCAAAGGTCGCTGGAGTTCATTAATGACTTGCTAGGAAACATAAGGGAGGCCTTCAACAACTATGTTTCAAAGGCCTCCGAGATAGTTGAAGTCATTTTCTCCATCTTCCTCTTAGTCCCCCTAGTAGCCATAGGGTTTCAGGGATTATCTAGTAATAATAATGGTGAGATTCTTTTAATACCGTTACTATTTGCGCCTCTCATTTACCTATGGATATCCGTGTCCCAACCCAACATGGGTATCCATGTTAAAATTGGGAAATTACAATTGGTTGGTTTACTTCTGTCCACTGCACTATTGGCTCTACCATTCAATCTATTGCTCAGAGTAGGCATAACGTTCCTTGCAACTCAGCTGATTCTCTTTCCTTCCTACCTAGTAATTAAGAGAGATGAGAGTATTCTCGCCGATTTTCCAACCATATTAAGAGAGATAGGCGATTTCACTAAGCTCGGATATGGAATTAGGGCATCTATTCAAAGAATAAATTTCGATGAACTAGGCCTACACAAACCAACTGTAAAGTTCTTTGATAACGTAAAGAAACAGATTGGGATGGGAAACAATATCTATTTTGGATCTATTCAGAACGAACAGGTAAAGTTTATCGTGGAGCTATTGAACATCCTAGACAGGAAGGGTGGAGAAGGAGTCAGGGTGCTCCAGGAACTGAGCGACATGATATATTCGATCACATTATCCAGGACTAAGCTACAAAGAGAACTGAGTACGTTCAATATTCTTGCGCTTATTACTCCCGTACTTTTCTGGTTTTCCACTACTTCAATTGAAACAATTTCCAGTTTCTCTTCTTCCACTCTAGGCCTATTGAATTTAGGTTATAGCTTGACATTAAGCCTGTTATACACTAAGCTAAGTAAATTTACCTTCCTAAATCCTGTGGTATACATCTCTGTGACGTTAATATCGATATTACTTTCAATCCTCCCTCCAGGATTATTATCTTGA
- the upsX gene encoding protein UpsX, protein MKLPEIEFAESLFVPSGIDVSFMKNDERFILLTSALVQPRIEINDKVTVSSNLWKFQRGNHLVEIDGEKEKITKCEQEECTKAWSVHYVIVDGHESPILEFKNKFIFNGEEYSSFRRMLSLSFLAKRDKAVVFVAGKVFTHEGVKAIGFTRFGLSLVNNGFTTLYTWDGASKDIPVEGIVLRVQKGEVLYTDLRNRILSNDRIIGICNGIFDLISKGHGWILGSCNGVARYYFQGAWRDLETSIDVLKSDGSQNFLGIVSRRKALIFDQDLSLRYRFKESVLGIGLRKAVVFTGTKLFKLDLVNGYDPEISKFSEGVIIKYPAGYSLEKSEKLINVGSIVENGYVTETLEYLGDDGKEEIVISSEFLSLPLKVQLAVSPIKIMFYGKIYVAEQNGKTKNGDGNAILSGKIVLSRKPKAKLKLFISIESMSKDIEIDSNKVELYIPLRIGWHENDAIPVNFDLRLEGKSISKAQFIVPLIGVEKPKKARRIKIQKGHVILDVDRYEGEMFTWDNMRVIPTYNQPVMISHIFTTNSKNRLGKRINFSVKQGSVLIRAEDLIGDPKIEIEGNQLCVTPVVNLDTIIQVYYATHVYTGFRSKIIFPLDPAYNTILIRLFIGNTTMEKTFMFDSIRLGLITAVRSAKALSQTTETIGALPLSF, encoded by the coding sequence GTGAAGCTACCCGAAATAGAATTTGCTGAATCGTTATTTGTGCCCAGTGGTATCGACGTAAGTTTCATGAAAAACGATGAAAGGTTTATCCTATTAACTTCGGCACTGGTTCAACCAAGAATTGAGATAAATGATAAGGTAACAGTATCCAGTAATTTGTGGAAGTTTCAGAGGGGAAACCATCTAGTGGAGATTGATGGCGAGAAAGAGAAGATTACTAAGTGCGAGCAGGAGGAATGTACAAAGGCGTGGTCTGTGCATTACGTGATAGTTGATGGACACGAATCTCCAATACTTGAATTTAAGAATAAATTCATCTTTAATGGTGAAGAATACAGTTCATTCAGGAGAATGCTAAGTCTTTCGTTCTTGGCTAAAAGGGATAAGGCAGTGGTATTTGTTGCTGGTAAGGTCTTTACTCATGAGGGGGTAAAGGCCATAGGTTTTACGAGGTTTGGCCTCTCGTTGGTGAATAATGGATTTACTACACTCTACACATGGGATGGGGCGTCTAAAGACATCCCCGTAGAGGGGATTGTTCTGAGAGTTCAGAAAGGTGAGGTCCTATACACCGACCTACGAAATAGAATACTCTCCAATGACAGAATAATAGGAATTTGTAACGGCATCTTTGATCTAATCTCTAAGGGACACGGATGGATTTTGGGTTCTTGCAATGGAGTGGCAAGGTACTATTTTCAGGGTGCATGGCGGGATCTTGAAACTAGTATAGATGTACTAAAGAGCGATGGAAGCCAAAATTTCCTCGGTATAGTTTCACGCAGGAAGGCGCTGATATTTGACCAGGATTTATCTCTGAGGTATAGGTTCAAGGAAAGCGTATTGGGCATAGGGCTAAGGAAGGCGGTAGTGTTCACTGGGACTAAACTGTTTAAGCTAGATTTGGTGAATGGTTATGATCCTGAGATATCGAAATTCTCAGAGGGGGTTATCATAAAGTATCCAGCGGGGTACAGCCTTGAGAAAAGTGAAAAACTGATTAACGTTGGCAGTATAGTTGAGAATGGGTATGTGACAGAGACCTTAGAGTACCTTGGGGATGACGGAAAAGAGGAGATTGTCATAAGTTCAGAATTCTTATCGCTTCCTCTTAAGGTTCAACTGGCCGTTTCACCAATTAAAATCATGTTTTATGGAAAAATATATGTTGCAGAGCAAAATGGTAAAACTAAGAACGGAGATGGGAACGCGATATTGTCTGGAAAAATAGTGTTATCTAGAAAACCCAAAGCAAAACTGAAATTATTTATATCTATTGAGTCAATGTCCAAAGATATTGAGATAGATTCGAATAAGGTGGAACTGTATATCCCCTTAAGGATAGGGTGGCATGAAAACGATGCTATACCCGTGAACTTCGACCTAAGACTTGAAGGCAAGAGCATATCGAAGGCCCAGTTTATCGTACCTCTGATCGGAGTCGAGAAACCTAAAAAAGCGAGAAGGATTAAAATTCAAAAGGGCCACGTCATACTAGATGTGGACAGGTATGAGGGAGAAATGTTCACATGGGATAACATGAGAGTGATCCCCACATATAATCAGCCCGTGATGATATCTCATATTTTTACAACAAACTCTAAAAATAGACTAGGTAAACGTATCAACTTTTCGGTTAAGCAGGGATCAGTCCTAATAAGAGCCGAAGACCTAATAGGTGATCCTAAAATAGAGATAGAGGGGAATCAACTATGTGTCACGCCAGTAGTAAATTTAGATACTATCATTCAAGTTTACTATGCGACCCATGTTTACACGGGGTTTAGGTCCAAAATCATATTTCCCCTAGATCCAGCATATAATACAATTCTAATTAGATTGTTTATAGGGAATACTACTATGGAAAAAACTTTCATGTTTGACTCGATAAGGCTAGGTCTAATTACAGCGGTAAGGTCTGCAAAAGCCTTATCCCAGACGACCGAAACTATTGGTGCACTCCCACTATCTTTTTAG